Proteins encoded together in one Candidatus Binataceae bacterium window:
- a CDS encoding isoprenylcysteine carboxylmethyltransferase family protein, which produces MNTIATTSTQPSRFSRFATGKLNRASLSHTASNLGVALLFFATLIPHAANFGGAPANWIWIVGAALMGVLSLVRLPPIATAINLRSVTATAIMMLAPPLLLNNAAPSSGVLAVAALIVELVGVIITQSARLYLGRKFALLPANRGIVSRGPFAFIRHPIYAGWLILSVGYVMAYPNARNLLALAVTVPFMIWRIQLEEQLLQQDAAYRAYCAVTPYRLLPLIF; this is translated from the coding sequence TTGAACACGATCGCCACCACGTCAACGCAGCCTTCGCGCTTCTCACGTTTCGCGACGGGAAAGTTGAATCGCGCCAGCCTCAGCCACACCGCCTCCAACCTCGGCGTCGCGCTGCTCTTTTTCGCCACGTTGATTCCGCATGCCGCGAATTTCGGCGGCGCTCCCGCCAACTGGATCTGGATCGTCGGCGCCGCCCTGATGGGCGTGCTGTCACTCGTCCGCCTCCCGCCCATCGCGACCGCGATTAATCTGCGCTCCGTGACGGCGACTGCGATCATGATGCTCGCGCCGCCTTTGCTCTTGAACAACGCCGCGCCCTCCAGCGGCGTGCTCGCAGTCGCGGCGCTGATCGTCGAACTCGTCGGCGTGATCATTACCCAGAGCGCGCGGCTCTATCTCGGACGCAAGTTTGCGCTGCTGCCGGCCAATCGCGGAATCGTTAGCCGCGGACCTTTCGCCTTTATTCGCCATCCGATTTACGCCGGCTGGCTGATTCTTTCGGTCGGTTATGTGATGGCCTATCCCAACGCGCGCAACCTCCTCGCGCTCGCGGTGACTGTGCCGTTCATGATCTGGCGCATCCAGCTTGAAGAGCAGCTCCTGCAGCAGGACGCCGCGTATCGCGCCTACTGCGCCGTCACTCCATATCGTCTGCTGCCGCTGATCTTCTGA
- a CDS encoding c-type cytochrome, with protein MKPRNLMKIVLAGAFLGAATMVTSQARAFPWATDMYRGPQVATFAEAPRQMPDGVMPVDGIHYNVHYGQPSGIADTQAIPPMKLEMMTVKMQNPLQPDAANLAAGKERFETNCSPCHGMTGAGNGTVAHLLHHPPKNLLTGVSKNLPDGYIYGYIRNGGIWMPAYDDAMSSKERWQTVLYVRELERKYGGETSIAAAPPPEDRHVTDSDAAYTETGSDSP; from the coding sequence ATGAAGCCGCGTAACTTGATGAAGATAGTGCTGGCCGGCGCGTTTCTCGGCGCGGCCACGATGGTTACATCGCAGGCGCGCGCCTTTCCCTGGGCTACCGATATGTATCGCGGCCCGCAGGTTGCGACCTTTGCCGAAGCGCCGCGCCAGATGCCCGACGGCGTGATGCCCGTCGATGGTATCCATTACAACGTTCACTATGGTCAGCCGAGCGGCATCGCCGACACGCAGGCCATCCCGCCGATGAAGCTCGAAATGATGACCGTGAAGATGCAGAATCCGCTCCAGCCGGACGCCGCGAATCTGGCGGCGGGCAAGGAGCGTTTTGAGACCAACTGCTCGCCGTGTCACGGCATGACCGGAGCGGGTAATGGCACCGTAGCTCATCTGCTGCATCATCCGCCGAAAAATCTTTTGACTGGCGTCAGCAAGAATCTGCCCGACGGTTACATCTACGGCTACATCCGCAACGGCGGTATCTGGATGCCGGCATACGACGACGCGATGTCCTCGAAGGAGCGCTGGCAGACGGTGCTCTACGTCCGCGAGCTCGAGCGCAAGTACGGCGGCGAGACCAGCATCGCCGCGGCGCCGCCGCCCGAGGATCGCCACGTGACCGACTCCGACGCCGCTTACACGGAAACCGGCTCGGATAGCCCGTAA
- a CDS encoding SMP-30/gluconolactonase/LRE family protein → MAELETLATGFGLLEGPRCDARDRLYFSDVPNGGVYRRSPDGAIETLIPKRRGVGGIALNAGGGIVCTGRGLIHWNEATRTSRDLFTHWEGRPLNGLNDLQPDDHGSIFVGSLEHNALEEGAKRIPGSLYRVDPDGTVLKLYEGIETTNGMGFSPDRKYLYHADSTTKSVWVYDVQPDRTVKDRRVFARMPAGWPDGLAIDADGGVVVAIVNHGEVVRFKPNATLDWRLDVPAQMVTSLTFGGKDFRDLYIVTADNTEDKAKKGTVFRTRVEIPGLPIPLARFN, encoded by the coding sequence ATGGCGGAGCTCGAAACCTTAGCCACAGGATTTGGACTACTGGAAGGTCCGCGTTGCGACGCTCGCGACCGGCTCTATTTCAGTGACGTCCCTAACGGCGGCGTTTACCGGCGCAGTCCCGACGGTGCGATCGAAACGCTGATTCCGAAACGGCGCGGCGTCGGCGGCATCGCGCTGAACGCCGGCGGCGGCATCGTCTGCACGGGCCGCGGCCTGATCCACTGGAACGAAGCGACGCGCACCAGCCGCGATCTCTTCACTCATTGGGAGGGGCGGCCGCTCAACGGCCTCAACGACCTCCAGCCCGACGACCACGGCTCGATCTTCGTCGGCTCGCTCGAGCATAACGCGCTCGAAGAAGGCGCCAAGCGGATTCCGGGCAGTCTCTACCGCGTCGATCCCGACGGCACCGTGCTCAAGCTCTACGAAGGCATTGAGACTACCAACGGGATGGGCTTCAGTCCCGATCGCAAATATCTCTACCACGCCGACTCGACCACCAAGTCAGTATGGGTCTACGACGTGCAGCCCGATCGCACCGTCAAGGATCGCCGGGTCTTCGCGCGGATGCCCGCCGGATGGCCCGACGGGCTTGCGATCGACGCCGACGGCGGCGTTGTCGTCGCAATCGTGAACCACGGCGAGGTCGTCCGCTTCAAGCCCAACGCCACCCTCGATTGGCGCCTCGACGTGCCCGCGCAGATGGTCACGAGCCTGACCTTTGGCGGCAAGGATTTCCGCGACCTCTATATCGTTACGGCGGACAATACCGAGGACAAAGCAAAGAAGGGCACGGTCTTCCGCACGCGCGTCGAAATTCCGGGTCTGCCGATTCCGCTCGCGCGCTTCAATTGA
- a CDS encoding efflux RND transporter periplasmic adaptor subunit, which produces MSGLTRLLRPLAGLAAIAALLALSAAGCDSAPPADSSDSPPPMVSLIHQDQGADLLQLPRGGVPGMTETTLAAVDLPGVLETTGQITFDDRRVANIISRVTGRIEEVRVSQWDNVQRGQPILTLYSPDFMTAEAEYLQAKAAGPALAPGGADSDQFARSMLEAARRKLDLLGISPAQIESIWTAAPSFVMRAPISGTIVQNQALRGSAVNPGDVLYSVGTLDDVWVVADIYEDELARVRVGQQLEAVATAYPSETFYGTIARISPGVDPNTHTIQIRCEVKNPGLKLKPQMLAVVKILVQPGHALVVPVDALVFETDAYMAYVDTGNGRIEQRKVAIASWNQPGFARVVSGLTAGDRVITGESLQVDQLWNRAHGAKS; this is translated from the coding sequence GTGAGCGGTTTGACCAGGTTGCTTCGGCCGCTCGCGGGCCTCGCCGCAATTGCCGCCTTGCTCGCGCTCAGCGCGGCCGGATGCGACAGTGCGCCGCCGGCCGACAGCAGCGACAGTCCGCCGCCGATGGTGAGTCTGATCCATCAGGATCAGGGCGCGGATTTGCTCCAGTTACCACGCGGCGGCGTGCCGGGCATGACCGAGACGACGCTAGCGGCGGTCGATCTGCCGGGCGTGCTCGAGACCACCGGGCAGATCACCTTCGATGATCGCCGCGTCGCCAATATCATCTCGCGCGTCACCGGGCGGATCGAAGAGGTCCGCGTCTCCCAGTGGGACAATGTCCAGCGCGGGCAGCCGATCCTGACGCTTTACAGCCCCGACTTCATGACCGCGGAGGCCGAATATCTCCAGGCCAAGGCGGCCGGGCCGGCGCTGGCCCCCGGGGGCGCCGACAGCGATCAGTTCGCGCGCTCGATGCTCGAGGCGGCGCGCCGCAAACTCGATCTGCTGGGCATCAGCCCCGCGCAGATCGAGAGCATCTGGACCGCCGCGCCAAGCTTCGTGATGCGCGCGCCGATCAGCGGCACGATCGTGCAAAACCAGGCGCTGCGCGGCTCCGCGGTCAATCCCGGCGACGTCCTCTACTCCGTCGGCACGCTCGACGACGTCTGGGTCGTCGCCGACATCTACGAGGACGAACTGGCCCGCGTGCGGGTCGGCCAGCAGCTCGAAGCCGTCGCGACCGCTTATCCCAGCGAGACCTTTTACGGCACGATCGCCCGCATCAGCCCGGGCGTCGATCCCAACACGCACACAATTCAGATCCGCTGCGAGGTCAAGAACCCCGGCCTTAAGCTCAAGCCGCAGATGCTCGCCGTCGTGAAGATCCTCGTCCAGCCCGGGCACGCGCTAGTTGTACCGGTCGATGCGCTCGTCTTTGAAACCGACGCCTATATGGCCTATGTCGATACCGGCAACGGCCGTATCGAGCAGCGCAAGGTGGCGATCGCCTCCTGGAACCAGCCCGGCTTTGCCCGCGTGGTATCGGGACTCACGGCCGGCGATCGCGTCATCACCGGCGAGTCGTTGCAGGTCGATCAGTTGTGGAACCGCGCTCACGGGGCCAAATCCTGA
- a CDS encoding CusA/CzcA family heavy metal efflux RND transporter, with product MIQWLMDLALSARVVVVSAAVLLALAGLFSFTQLDIEAYPDPVQPMTEVLTLPNGLSAEEVERLVTVPTEYGMSGMLHLTAMESISLYGLSDIRLYFDWDSNYEFDRTQTINQLTFVTLPPGIQAGLSPQNAVGEIYRYTVQSPNHDLISEKEIEDWVCEKQLKTVPGVLDVEGFGGLTKEYHVDLDPPKLNHYGIPLTQVITAIQNSNTNSGGSYLNLGEQAFDVRGIGLIQNLDDIRNIVLATSKSTPIKLANVGDVSVGWAPRLGIVGMNYQDEVVSGIVLMRKYGNTLETLKGVEQKVNQLNTRGMLPAGYKIVPYYDRTGLVYTTLHTVFENLLIGMMLVFLVLLFFLGNLRAALIAAVNIPLAMCGAFILLHLSNTPANLLSLGAVDFGIIIDSTIIVVENIFRHLTSSELPSEGKRQRIGRAAREVGGPMFYSTLIFLIAFLPLFTMRGVEGAIFSPMSHTYAYALTTAILLAVTLSPALCSFLLRRGMRETHNFIWEAFSHSYHALFVRVLRWPRATVTIIMLLVAGGLALFPRLGGEFLPKLEEGNIWAHAIMPTTINLPQGAKLVSRMRTVFLSFPEVASVVSQLGRPDDGTETTSFFNIEFAVDLKPAAAWPADVTKEKLVNQMDEKLRHRFPGVDFSYSQNIEDNIDEALSGVKAGSNAVKIFGYDLKSDETLAGQITRVLGRVRGVTDVFMFRSLGQPNIVIRPDRAAAARYGLNSGDVAAIVQAAIGGQAVTQVYEGDRTFNLVVRWMPQYRQTVAAMRGIRVNVPGGGVVPLGQIAQIAASEGASFIYRGNLQRYVPVRFSVTGRDLQGAVAEAKRRVADEVHLPEGTHLEWAGEYGELQAANHRLAIVVPIALILIMGVLFAATQSVVNTLILMAQIPLACLGGVLALVVTHTPFSVSAGVGFISIFAIAIMDGILLNFYIHQLWEQGYSAMDAIVMGADRRFRAVMMTALVDGLGLLPAALSTRIGAQTQRPLAIVVIGGALSIALLTRVFQPTLMFLFRRYIGLSEERRTMANGGPDPTAAAPGMSV from the coding sequence ATGATCCAGTGGCTGATGGACCTCGCGCTGAGCGCGCGAGTGGTGGTGGTGAGCGCGGCCGTGTTGTTGGCGCTCGCCGGACTCTTTTCCTTCACCCAACTCGACATCGAAGCCTATCCCGATCCGGTGCAGCCGATGACCGAGGTGCTGACCCTGCCCAACGGTCTCAGCGCCGAGGAGGTCGAACGCCTGGTCACGGTGCCGACCGAGTACGGGATGAGCGGGATGCTGCATCTGACCGCGATGGAATCGATTTCGCTCTACGGCCTCTCCGACATTCGCCTCTATTTCGATTGGGATAGCAATTACGAATTCGACCGCACGCAGACCATCAACCAGTTGACCTTCGTCACGCTGCCGCCAGGCATCCAGGCCGGGCTCTCGCCGCAAAATGCGGTCGGCGAGATTTATCGCTACACCGTCCAGAGTCCCAATCACGATCTCATCAGCGAGAAGGAAATCGAAGACTGGGTTTGCGAAAAGCAGCTCAAGACCGTCCCCGGTGTCCTCGATGTCGAAGGCTTCGGCGGCTTGACCAAGGAATATCACGTCGATCTTGACCCGCCGAAGCTCAACCACTACGGCATCCCGCTCACGCAAGTCATTACGGCGATTCAGAATTCAAACACCAACTCCGGCGGCAGCTACCTCAACCTCGGCGAGCAGGCCTTCGATGTCCGAGGAATCGGCCTGATCCAAAACCTCGATGACATTCGCAACATCGTCCTCGCGACCAGCAAATCTACGCCGATCAAGCTCGCAAATGTCGGCGACGTTTCCGTCGGCTGGGCGCCGCGCCTCGGAATTGTGGGGATGAACTACCAGGACGAGGTGGTCAGCGGCATCGTCCTGATGCGCAAGTACGGCAATACGCTGGAGACTCTGAAGGGCGTCGAGCAGAAGGTAAATCAACTCAATACGCGGGGCATGCTGCCTGCGGGCTACAAGATCGTCCCCTACTACGACCGCACTGGCCTGGTTTACACCACCCTCCACACGGTCTTCGAGAATCTGCTGATCGGGATGATGCTGGTCTTTCTGGTCCTGCTGTTTTTTCTCGGTAATCTGCGCGCCGCGCTGATCGCCGCAGTCAATATCCCGCTCGCGATGTGCGGGGCTTTTATCCTGCTCCACCTGAGCAACACCCCCGCCAATCTGTTGTCACTGGGCGCGGTCGATTTCGGCATCATCATCGATTCGACCATCATCGTAGTGGAGAACATCTTTCGCCATCTCACCTCCAGCGAGCTGCCCAGCGAGGGCAAACGGCAGCGGATTGGCCGGGCGGCCCGCGAAGTCGGCGGGCCGATGTTCTACTCGACCCTGATCTTCCTCATCGCCTTCCTGCCGCTCTTCACGATGCGCGGGGTCGAGGGCGCGATCTTCTCGCCGATGTCGCATACCTACGCCTATGCGCTGACGACCGCGATTCTGCTCGCGGTCACGCTCTCGCCGGCGCTGTGTTCTTTCCTCCTGCGCCGGGGGATGCGCGAGACGCACAACTTCATATGGGAAGCCTTCTCGCATTCCTATCACGCGCTCTTCGTTCGGGTGCTGCGCTGGCCGCGCGCGACGGTGACGATAATCATGCTGCTGGTGGCCGGTGGGCTCGCGCTCTTCCCGCGCCTGGGCGGTGAGTTTCTGCCGAAATTGGAGGAGGGCAATATCTGGGCGCACGCAATCATGCCGACCACGATCAACCTGCCTCAGGGCGCCAAACTGGTGAGCCGGATGCGCACCGTTTTTCTCTCCTTCCCCGAAGTGGCGAGTGTTGTCTCGCAGCTCGGCCGTCCTGACGACGGCACCGAGACGACCAGCTTTTTCAACATCGAATTTGCGGTTGATCTCAAACCCGCCGCGGCTTGGCCCGCAGATGTTACCAAGGAGAAACTGGTCAATCAGATGGACGAAAAACTGCGCCACCGCTTTCCGGGCGTTGATTTCTCCTATTCACAGAATATCGAGGACAATATCGACGAAGCCCTGTCCGGCGTGAAGGCGGGCTCGAACGCCGTCAAAATTTTCGGTTACGATCTGAAAAGCGACGAGACCCTTGCCGGCCAGATCACCCGGGTGCTTGGCCGGGTGCGCGGCGTCACCGACGTCTTCATGTTCCGCTCGCTCGGCCAGCCCAACATTGTCATCCGGCCCGACCGCGCGGCCGCGGCCCGTTACGGCCTCAATTCCGGCGACGTCGCGGCGATCGTGCAGGCCGCGATCGGCGGCCAGGCGGTCACCCAGGTCTACGAAGGTGATCGCACTTTCAATCTGGTGGTGCGCTGGATGCCCCAGTATCGCCAGACCGTCGCAGCGATGCGCGGGATTCGCGTCAATGTGCCGGGTGGCGGGGTCGTCCCGCTCGGCCAGATCGCGCAAATCGCGGCCTCGGAGGGCGCGTCGTTCATCTATCGCGGCAATTTGCAGCGCTACGTGCCGGTGCGTTTCTCGGTTACCGGCCGCGATTTGCAGGGCGCCGTCGCCGAGGCCAAACGGCGCGTTGCCGACGAAGTCCATCTCCCTGAAGGCACCCATCTGGAATGGGCGGGCGAGTACGGCGAACTCCAGGCCGCCAATCATCGGCTCGCCATCGTGGTGCCCATCGCGCTGATTCTGATCATGGGCGTCCTCTTTGCGGCTACGCAATCGGTCGTCAACACGCTCATCCTGATGGCGCAAATTCCGCTCGCCTGTCTGGGTGGCGTGTTGGCCCTGGTCGTGACGCATACGCCCTTCAGCGTCTCTGCCGGGGTCGGCTTCATCTCAATTTTCGCGATCGCGATCATGGACGGCATCCTGCTCAACTTTTACATTCACCAGCTTTGGGAACAGGGCTATTCGGCGATGGATGCGATCGTAATGGGCGCGGATCGGCGCTTCCGCGCGGTCATGATGACGGCGCTGGTCGATGGCCTCGGGCTGTTGCCGGCGGCGCTCTCGACGCGCATCGGTGCGCAGACTCAGCGCCCGCTCGCGATCGTCGTGATCGGCGGCGCGCTCTCGATCGCCTTGCTGACGCGGGTTTTTCAACCCACCCTGATGTTCCTCTTCCGCCGCTACATCGGGCTCTCCGAGGAGCGTCGCACGATGGCCAATGGCGGACCGGATCCGACGGCCGCGGCTCCCGGCATGAGCGTATAG
- a CDS encoding MCT family MFS transporter yields MPAQPRVHAIDSPYAWRMTVIGFVTCFFVFGIVYSFGAFFKPLAEEFGANRAGTSTIFAITAAVYNALGFASGWLSDRCGPRRVMLVGALAMGAGLCATAVAPTLGVAYLTYGLGVGVGVAFTYIPALALVGGWFARRRNTAMGLAVSGTGVGTLLLVPLVAAMIGWCGWRQSYVLMGIVAMLALGSCAMLAEAAPPSPVSTMAQRNHHLIRSADFARLYLAFVLASISIYVPFVYLPDFAESRGVSTVAAAALVGFVGGASIVGRLGLGPIADRVGIFPIFKASLLMLAGSFAIWPLAHSYATLVLFAVVMGAAYGGMVSLSPTLAAELFGVEDLGTTLGALYSSSAISALAGPPLVGYAIDHGGSYLWAAAMGGGAGLIGFCILIPLRSSETLAPVLLPVK; encoded by the coding sequence GTGCCTGCGCAGCCGCGCGTCCACGCGATCGACTCGCCCTACGCTTGGCGCATGACGGTGATTGGCTTCGTCACCTGCTTTTTTGTCTTCGGCATAGTCTACAGTTTCGGGGCCTTCTTCAAGCCGCTCGCCGAGGAGTTCGGCGCCAACCGCGCTGGCACCTCGACCATCTTCGCGATCACCGCGGCAGTCTACAACGCGCTCGGCTTCGCCAGCGGATGGCTCAGCGATCGCTGCGGCCCGCGCCGCGTGATGCTGGTCGGCGCGCTCGCGATGGGCGCCGGACTTTGCGCCACCGCAGTCGCCCCCACGCTCGGGGTCGCCTACCTCACTTACGGTCTCGGCGTCGGCGTCGGGGTCGCCTTCACTTACATCCCGGCCCTCGCCCTCGTTGGCGGATGGTTCGCGCGCCGCCGCAACACCGCGATGGGCCTCGCGGTCTCGGGCACCGGCGTGGGCACGCTGCTTCTCGTGCCGCTGGTTGCTGCGATGATCGGCTGGTGCGGATGGCGGCAGTCCTACGTTCTGATGGGTATCGTCGCGATGCTCGCGCTGGGCAGCTGCGCGATGCTGGCCGAGGCCGCGCCGCCATCCCCAGTCTCGACGATGGCGCAGCGTAACCATCACTTGATCCGTTCCGCCGATTTCGCGCGGCTCTACCTCGCGTTCGTCCTGGCCTCGATTTCGATTTACGTCCCGTTCGTATATCTACCTGACTTTGCCGAGTCGCGCGGGGTCTCGACGGTCGCCGCCGCGGCCTTGGTTGGTTTCGTTGGCGGCGCCAGCATCGTCGGCCGCCTCGGTCTCGGCCCCATCGCCGATCGCGTTGGTATCTTCCCGATCTTCAAAGCGAGCCTGTTGATGCTGGCCGGCAGCTTTGCGATCTGGCCGCTCGCGCATTCCTACGCGACGCTTGTGCTCTTCGCCGTCGTGATGGGCGCTGCATACGGCGGTATGGTCTCGCTCTCGCCGACGCTCGCCGCCGAGCTCTTCGGGGTCGAAGATTTGGGCACTACGCTCGGGGCGCTCTACAGCAGTTCCGCGATTAGCGCACTCGCCGGACCGCCGCTGGTCGGCTACGCAATCGATCACGGCGGCAGCTATCTCTGGGCCGCCGCGATGGGTGGCGGGGCTGGCCTGATCGGCTTCTGCATCCTGATCCCTTTGCGATCAAGTGAAACGCTCGCGCCCGTTTTGCTTCCGGTAAAGTAA
- a CDS encoding TolC family protein codes for MPHEAARMKRASLWRASLLAIVAVAAVLPCTALAQAMALAQVVAEVQRVNPQVRGARFRWESAQHQIIQNYTPVDPQFAFSNLDSWRGVNDAGEQSMLFTQALQFPGKGLLQGRNARRTAGIAHLTYLAAVRDITAQAKTAYYQIQLDLALNDLMTENVANLARVLKVTQIAYTANLATQGDYINAKFALEADRELVRQQAVAIANDKTALNILLDRKPDEPLQVDLNFDLATFETSLDQVIDRAVSARQEILEAALAQDNQNTAVTLAELEYAPDYTLGLGYDHFLSANFAPALNHNKDWNLEVSFNLPIFFWAKNEDIRRAHRDLDAAREDLDSIRTQTAGQVTVLYRQILRARETATLYQHTLIPLAHQAFEVMLISYQGGKSDFTTLISTFRQQSDARVTYLQAVNQLLAQKVALEQAAGGSLQ; via the coding sequence ATGCCTCATGAAGCAGCTCGCATGAAGCGCGCGAGCCTCTGGCGCGCCAGCCTGCTCGCGATAGTCGCCGTCGCCGCGGTGCTCCCGTGCACGGCGTTGGCGCAGGCGATGGCGCTCGCCCAGGTGGTCGCCGAGGTCCAGCGCGTCAATCCGCAGGTCCGTGGCGCGCGCTTTCGCTGGGAATCGGCGCAGCATCAGATTATTCAGAATTACACCCCCGTCGATCCGCAGTTCGCCTTCTCGAACCTCGATAGCTGGCGCGGGGTCAACGACGCCGGCGAACAGAGTATGCTGTTTACGCAGGCGTTGCAGTTTCCCGGCAAAGGCCTGCTGCAGGGTCGCAACGCGCGGCGCACCGCCGGAATCGCCCATCTGACCTATCTCGCCGCAGTGCGCGACATCACGGCGCAGGCCAAAACCGCCTACTACCAGATTCAGCTCGACCTTGCGCTCAACGATCTGATGACGGAGAACGTCGCGAATCTCGCGCGGGTGCTGAAGGTGACGCAGATCGCCTACACCGCGAATCTCGCGACCCAGGGCGACTATATTAATGCGAAGTTCGCGCTCGAGGCCGACCGCGAACTGGTGCGCCAGCAGGCGGTCGCGATCGCCAACGACAAGACCGCGCTCAATATCCTGCTCGATCGCAAACCCGATGAGCCGTTGCAGGTTGATCTGAATTTCGATCTCGCGACCTTCGAAACCAGTCTCGATCAGGTGATCGATCGCGCCGTCAGCGCGCGCCAGGAAATCCTCGAAGCCGCCCTCGCGCAGGACAATCAGAATACTGCGGTGACACTCGCCGAGCTTGAATATGCCCCGGATTACACTTTGGGTCTCGGGTACGATCATTTTCTTAGCGCGAACTTTGCGCCTGCGCTTAACCATAACAAAGACTGGAATCTCGAGGTCAGTTTCAATCTGCCGATTTTCTTCTGGGCCAAAAATGAGGACATCCGCCGCGCGCATCGCGATCTCGACGCCGCGCGCGAAGACCTCGATTCGATTCGCACGCAAACCGCCGGACAGGTGACCGTGCTCTATCGGCAAATCCTCCGTGCGCGCGAAACCGCGACGCTCTATCAACACACCCTCATCCCGCTGGCCCATCAGGCCTTCGAGGTGATGCTGATCTCATATCAGGGCGGCAAGAGCGACTTCACCACGCTCATCAGCACCTTCCGTCAGCAAAGCGACGCGCGCGTGACCTATCTGCAGGCGGTCAACCAGTTGCTCGCGCAAAAAGTCGCGCTCGAGCAGGCGGCCGGAGGCAGCCTGCAGTGA
- a CDS encoding DUF1329 domain-containing protein, whose product MLQTFQCREILRALAIVPVVCALLLAVNGGSARAEQGTPPPPGTKITMQNWQQYKDFMPDGLAALFAGKFQWKLPANAEIDIGPTVNVPEPPTYLAASEKYGNQVQVVHLPNGHLDVRNYVAGVPFPDPQEPDKGYKVLVNLWYSYRPHLNVANIKYPVRDCIVDRFSNMNCESIDIVYRQEGYNTDPGVPVSESNNVWYTEYLMVEAPEQAKYTAQLTLFYKDNQTFQDEYVFVPNLRRTLRLSSSARCSPLLGSDLAQDDAQVSGFNGGIGVFDAKYLERKKIIALTGLYNYYAVGHNFPMGFYQPLMFPPPSIGQWQVRDVDVLDIRRVPSEALGYCYGKRIMYIDTYYHTGHWQDLYDNNMNLWKTALLAVPDAAKVPGVPGGHAPGLDGFFTLWDVQNDHLTIITGLNESGEGYFVNSDAPKEFQDYNRFGTPGGLSEIMR is encoded by the coding sequence ATGCTGCAAACCTTTCAGTGTCGCGAGATTTTACGGGCGCTGGCAATCGTGCCTGTGGTCTGCGCACTACTACTGGCGGTCAATGGCGGCTCAGCGCGGGCCGAACAGGGCACCCCGCCGCCGCCCGGCACGAAAATCACAATGCAAAATTGGCAGCAATACAAAGACTTCATGCCTGATGGTTTGGCCGCCCTGTTTGCTGGGAAATTTCAATGGAAGTTGCCTGCAAATGCCGAAATCGACATAGGTCCCACGGTGAACGTTCCGGAGCCCCCGACCTACCTTGCAGCATCCGAAAAATACGGTAACCAGGTGCAAGTGGTTCACCTACCAAACGGACATTTGGACGTGCGTAATTATGTTGCCGGCGTGCCGTTTCCAGACCCACAGGAGCCTGACAAGGGCTACAAGGTTCTGGTTAATCTATGGTATTCATACCGACCGCACTTGAACGTCGCCAATATCAAATATCCAGTTAGAGATTGTATCGTCGATCGCTTTTCGAATATGAATTGCGAATCAATCGATATCGTCTATCGCCAAGAAGGTTATAATACTGATCCGGGAGTGCCCGTCAGTGAATCAAACAACGTCTGGTACACCGAATATCTAATGGTTGAGGCGCCTGAACAAGCCAAATATACCGCGCAACTGACGCTGTTCTATAAGGATAATCAAACCTTTCAAGACGAATATGTCTTCGTTCCAAACCTACGACGCACCCTGCGCCTGTCATCGAGCGCCCGTTGCTCGCCGTTGCTTGGTAGTGATTTAGCCCAGGATGATGCTCAAGTGTCGGGATTCAATGGCGGAATCGGAGTATTCGACGCGAAGTACTTGGAACGCAAGAAAATAATCGCACTGACGGGTCTGTACAACTATTACGCGGTTGGTCATAACTTTCCCATGGGTTTCTACCAACCGCTCATGTTTCCACCGCCATCAATAGGACAGTGGCAGGTGCGTGATGTCGATGTACTGGATATTCGACGCGTGCCTTCTGAGGCCCTTGGATACTGCTATGGTAAACGAATCATGTATATCGATACATATTACCATACGGGCCACTGGCAGGACCTGTATGATAACAACATGAACCTATGGAAGACGGCTTTGTTAGCGGTGCCTGACGCGGCCAAAGTCCCAGGAGTGCCAGGTGGACATGCCCCCGGACTCGACGGTTTCTTCACGCTGTGGGACGTGCAGAACGACCACCTGACAATAATAACGGGCCTCAACGAATCAGGTGAGGGCTACTTTGTTAATTCTGATGCACCGAAGGAGTTTCAGGACTATAACAGGTTCGGAACACCAGGTGGCCTATCAGAAATTATGCGCTAG
- a CDS encoding redoxin domain-containing protein encodes MALQVGSPAPDFALKSNKMADVKLSELRGSKVLLLFVPLAFTRVCTGELCSMRDSLKDYEGMDCKVFGISTDSPFALDAWAKEQNYQFPLLSDYNKTVAAAYDTLYADLMGFKGVCKRSAFVIDREGKIRYASVAEDATKVPNFDEIKACLQQLQ; translated from the coding sequence ATGGCACTGCAAGTTGGATCGCCGGCACCGGACTTTGCGCTTAAATCGAACAAGATGGCGGATGTAAAGCTCTCCGAGCTGCGCGGCAGCAAGGTGCTGCTGCTGTTCGTCCCGCTCGCCTTCACCCGCGTCTGCACCGGCGAACTCTGCAGCATGCGCGATTCGCTCAAGGATTATGAGGGCATGGACTGCAAGGTCTTCGGCATCTCGACCGACAGCCCCTTTGCACTCGACGCCTGGGCCAAGGAGCAGAATTATCAGTTCCCGCTCCTGTCTGATTACAACAAGACCGTCGCTGCGGCCTACGATACGCTCTACGCCGATCTCATGGGCTTCAAGGGCGTGTGCAAACGCTCGGCCTTCGTCATCGATCGCGAGGGCAAAATCCGCTACGCCTCGGTCGCCGAAGACGCGACCAAGGTGCCCAATTTCGACGAGATCAAAGCCTGCCTGCAGCAGCTTCAGTAG